A region from the Daphnia carinata mitochondrion, complete genome genome encodes:
- the ATP6 gene encoding ATP synthase F0 subunit 6 yields the protein MMANLFSIFDPAAALNLPLNWSASLLGLFLIPWTYWLQSNRYSKMFSMVVNQLHLEFKTLVGPSSSQGHTLIFISLFMFILFNNLLGLAPYVFTASSHLAMTLSLAMPLWLSFMVYGWLNHTRHMLAHLVPLGTPGVLMPFMVLIETISNVIRPGTLAVRLAANMIAGHLLLVLLGNQGPSISSSLLSILLITQILLLTLESAVAIIQSYVFAVLATLYSSEVV from the coding sequence ATGATAGCAAATTTATTTTCTATTTTTGATCCTGCAGCAGCTTTAAACTTACCTTTAAATTGAAGAGCGTCTTTATTAGGATTATTCTTAATTCCTTGAACTTATTGACTTCAATCTAATCGATACTCTAAGATATTTTCTATAGTTGTTAATCAACTTCATTTGGAATTCAAAACTTTAGTTGGGCCATCTTCTTCGCAAGGGCACACATTGATTTTTATTTCATTATTCATATTTATTTTATTTAATAATTTATTAGGATTGGCACCATATGTGTTTACTGCTTCTAGTCATCTTGCTATAACTTTAAGTCTAGCTATGCCTTTATGATTATCTTTTATAGTTTATGGTTGATTAAATCACACACGACACATACTAGCCCACCTTGTACCATTAGGTACCCCAGGCGTCTTAATGCCTTTTATGGTTTTAATTGAAACTATCAGTAATGTTATTCGTCCTGGAACTCTTGCGGTACGTTTAGCAGCTAATATAATTGCAGGCCATCTTCTTTTAGTATTATTAGGGAATCAAGGCCCTTCTATTTCTTCTTCTTTATTATCAATTTTATTAATTACACAAATCTTGTTATTGACTTTAGAAAGAGCCGTAGCTATTATTCAATCATATGTTTTTGCTGTTTTAGCAACCCTATATTCTAGAGAAGTTGTTTAA